A part of Saccharomonospora amisosensis genomic DNA contains:
- the trpC gene encoding indole-3-glycerol phosphate synthase TrpC, with translation MSVLEDIIADIRADLAEREAALPFDELKRRAAAAQPPRDVMAALRESGIGVIAEVKRRSPSKGDLAPIPDPAALARDYEDAGARVISVLTERRRFGGSLADLDAVRAAVDVPLLRKDFIVSPYQVHEARLHGADMVLLIVAALEQNALVSLLDRVESLGMTALVEVHNAEEADRALEAGATVIGINARNLHTLEVDRDVFGRLAPGLPMETYKVAESGVRGPGDLMAYAGHGADAVLVGEGLVATDDPKGALVKLVTAGSHPACPRPSR, from the coding sequence GTGAGCGTGCTCGAGGACATCATCGCCGACATCCGCGCCGACCTGGCCGAGCGTGAGGCAGCGCTGCCTTTCGACGAGCTGAAGCGGCGTGCGGCGGCGGCACAGCCGCCCCGAGACGTCATGGCGGCGCTGCGCGAGTCGGGTATCGGGGTGATCGCGGAGGTCAAGCGGCGCAGCCCGTCGAAGGGTGACCTCGCGCCGATTCCGGACCCCGCGGCGCTTGCCAGGGACTACGAGGACGCGGGCGCCCGCGTGATCAGCGTGCTCACCGAGCGCAGGCGCTTCGGCGGCTCGCTGGCCGATCTGGACGCCGTGCGGGCAGCGGTGGACGTTCCGCTGCTGCGCAAGGACTTCATCGTCAGCCCGTACCAGGTACACGAGGCCCGGCTGCACGGCGCCGACATGGTGCTGCTGATCGTCGCCGCGCTCGAGCAGAACGCGCTGGTCTCGTTGCTGGACCGGGTCGAGTCGCTCGGCATGACCGCACTCGTGGAGGTGCACAACGCCGAGGAGGCCGACCGGGCGCTGGAGGCGGGAGCCACGGTTATCGGCATCAACGCGCGCAACCTGCACACCCTCGAGGTCGACAGGGACGTGTTCGGCAGGCTCGCTCCCGGGTTGCCCATGGAGACGTACAAGGTCGCCGAGTCGGGCGTCCGTGGACCGGGCGATCTGATGGCCTACGCCGGGCACGGTGCCGACGCCGTGCTGGTCGGCGAGGGCCTGGTGGCGACCGACGACCCCAAGGGCGCGCTGGTCA